The sequence below is a genomic window from Deltaproteobacteria bacterium.
TATCGAATTGAAGTACTCACCAAATCAGATTAATGGGCAGTGATTGCCCGCCGGTTGTTGGGCGGGAACGTAGCGGAGGGAACATCCTTTTACCCTTCACCCACGCCTTACAACACAGCATAGATTCGGCAAAATCGGCAATCCCGAAGGGTGACAAATTTTGAATAGATTTGATGTTTCCGGACCGCACCTTTTGGGTGAATGTAATCTGATCTGGAAAGATGCCTAACGGTCTGTAATTATTAAATAAATGGCTTCTTTCAAAATTTATCATGCATAATTTGGGATCAATCCTTAAGGTTAAATTTCAAACCGGACATTTTGAAATGCTATTAACATGCTATTGACACAATGGACGAGTAAAGTTTCCGTTAAAATGCTGCTTGCAGCGGGGTATCTTGAGTAAAATCGCGACGAGCCAAACCCACCCTAATGCAAAAGCACTTCGGCGCCTTTGCCCCGCCCTTTCCTCTTGACATTTCCTCGGACGGTGTTATGTTGGCATACTTTTTATGGGAATCTCAGCCGGCTCAGGGGGCTCGCTTGGGTCGGAATAATCATTTACGCCAGGTTTTCAGGAGGACAATATGAACGGTTCCGATGGTCCGAGTAGTGACGATGGACCTCGACGCTTCCATGCGTCTATCATGCCTTCTGAGCGGGATTACCGGCCGCAGACTATCCACCAGGGGGCCGATGATGCGGATCCACTGATGACTCTTTCCTGATCGCTTCTCCACGGGTTCGCCTCCGGCCGCCCACGAGACGAGGATCAGCGGCCGTTAGGAGGTGAACCATGAAAAATCCTCTCCTTATTCCCGAGATCCGGGAACTCCTCGCCAAGAAAGATATCCATGCCCTCCGGGAATTCTGTTCCGACAGCCATCCCGGAGTGATCGCCGATTTTCTTTCCGGCCTCACCATGACGGAGATACGGGACATCCTTCTCCTCGTAGAGCCCACCGTGCGGGTCGACATCTTCAGTCACCTCGACAGTGAAATCCAACTGGCCGTGATCGAACTCATGACACAAGAAGAAGCGGCCGTTATGATCTCCAAGATGGCCCACGACGAGCGGGTGGATTTATTGAAACAGCTTCCCGAGGAGAGGCTTGAAAACCTTCTCCCGGCCGTTGCCAAGGCCGAGCGGGAAGACATCCGCAACCTCTTCTCCTATCCAGAGGGGACCGCCGGGTCGGTGATGACCTCAGACTACGCCACCTTGTCCCCTGAGTGGACGGCCCAGGAGGCCATCAACAGGCTGCGCCTCGAGGCCCCCGATACCGAGACCATCTACTATACCTACGTCGTGGATCGGGATCGCAGGCTCATCGGTTTCGTTTCCTTGAAAGACCTGATCCTCGCACGGCCGGAAAGATTGGTCAAAGACATCATGTACACCGACGTCATTTATGCCCGCACCGACGATGACCAGGAGGAGGCGGCCCGCAAGATCCAGAAATACGACCTCATCGCCCTGCCGGTGATCAACGGCAACGACAACCTGGTCGGCATCATAACCCATGATGATGCCATGGATATCATCACACAGGAACACACGGAAGACCTCGAGAAATTCATGGCCATCGGTGGGGCCCATGAAACCGGGGTCTACCTGCGCACATCCGCATGGGAACATTTCCGCAACCGTTGCGGTTGGGTGGTGGTTCTGGCTCTTTTCGGATTGATTTCAGGGTGGATCGTCCAAAGTTTTGAGGAACTACTGATCCAGTTCACCATCCTGGCCACCTTCATGCCCATGCTGGCCGACACGGGCGGCAACACCGGGAGTCAATCGGCCACCCTGGTAATCCGGGCCTTAGCCCTGAAGGAAATCACTCCAGGCAACGTATTGGGTATCCTGTTCAAGGAAATGAAGGTCTCCATCCTGCTCGCCATCCTGCTCGCCTCCCTTGCCTTCGCCAGGGTGATCTTTTTCACAAACAGCGGCGGCCTCCCCTTAGGCCACTCCCTGGTCGATGTGGGGACCGCAATCGCCGCTGCTCTGGGAATCCAGGTGATCACCGCAACCCTCATGGGCGCCCTGCTTCCCCTGGGTGCGGACAAGGCAGGTTTCGACCCTGCGGTCGTGGCCAGTCCAGCGCTTACCACCCTGGTGGACATTACAGGGCTTTTCATCTATTTCATGACCGTAAAGCTCATGCTCGGGATTTAGCCCGGCCGAGTTCTTCCCAGTTCAAGCAATTGGGGGGGCGCTCCCCCCTGAGGCCGGCGAGCAGGTTTTCAGCGGCCAGTCGCGCCATCCGGGTCCGGGTCTCCAGGGTGGCGCTTCCGAGGTGGGGCAGGAGCACCACGTTGTCAAGCTCCGCCAGGCCCGGCGTCAAGCGGGGTTCATTTTCATATACGTCCAACCCGGCCCCCCCGATGCGCCTTTCCTTCAGGAACTCCACAAGGGCCCCTTCATCCACCACTGCCCCCCTGGAGGTGTTGATCAAGTAGGCATCGGGCCTCATCCATCCCAGGGCTTCCCTGTTCACCAGGTGCCGGGTCTTTTCTGAGAGGGGAACATGGAGGGAAATGAAATCCGCCTGGGAAAAAAGCTCCCGGAAGGTACGGTATTCGACCCCCAGGGCCCTTTCCTCCTTTTCATCCAGGGGTTTCCGATTATGGTAAAGCACCTTCATATCGAAACCCTTCGCCCTCCTGGCCACGGCTTTGCCGATCCTTCCAAGACCCACGATGCCCAAGGTCTTTCCGGACACCTCCCTTCCAAGGAAGTGAAGCGGGGCCCAGAAGCGGAACTCTCCCATGCGTGTCCGCCGGTCTCCTTCCACGATCCTGCGGGCAACGGCCAGGATGAGGGAGAATGCCAGATCCGCCGTTGCCTCGGTTAAGACGCCGGGGGTGTTGGACACGGGGATCCCATGGCTGGAGGCGGCGTTGAGATCAATGTTATCGTATCCCACCCCCATGTTGGCGATCATCTTCAGGCGGGGAGCCCTCTGCAGCAGGGTCCTGTCTACGGTATCCGTGATCATGCAAAGGAGCCCCTCCTTGTCCCTCACCTTTTCCAGGATCTTCTCCCGCTCCATCGGGCGATCCTCCCGGTTTAACTCAAGATCATGCTCCTTTCCCAAAAGGGCAAGGATCTCATCCGGAAGCCTTCCTGTTACCAGTACCTTCATGGGTGTTCCTCCAAGTTACAGCGCGCACCCGCCAGCCTGAGGGAGACGTCCCCTGCCAGGATCCTACGCTCCCCTCCCCCCGGTTCCCGCAGCAAAAGGGCACCCTTATCGTCGATTCCAAGGGCCGTGCCCCGGTATACCTCCCCGCTTGACTCGATCATCACCTCCCTGCCCAGGACCAGTGAAAGCTCGTTCCATCTCCGGTAAAAACCGCTGATATCTCCGGATGTTACCGATGGATAGGATTTCTCGAAATATTGCAGGATGCAAAGGAGGAGTTCTTCTCTGTCTATAGGCCGCCGTGTCTCTTGCAACAGGCTGGTGGCAGGATAGGAAAGTTCCGGGTTGTGCCCCGGAGCCCAGTTCACGTTGATTCCCATACCGAGGACGAGGTAATCTATCCGGTCATCCTTGACCGAGAATTCTGAAAGGATCCCGGCGAGCTTTCTTCCGCCCAGATAAAGATCGTTCGGCCACTTTATCATGGGGAGAACTCCGGCCACCTCCCTGATCCCATCAACAGCAGAGAGGGCCAGCACCATGGTCAGGACAAAGGCACGCTCAACAGGTATACCCGGTCTCAGGCCCAGGGAGAAGAGGAGGTTCGCATGGCCTTGCGAGAGCCATTTGCGCCCTCTCCGGCCCCGCCCGGCACTCTGCTGTTCGGCAAGGACCAGGGTCCCGTCCGGAGCTCCACGGCGCCCAAGGTCCTTTGCGAGCCGGTTAGTGGAGTCAACGGTTTTTTTATACACGAAGTTGACGGAAAAAAGCTTTCCCCGGAGGGATTCCTGAATCCTTTCCGGTCTAAGAGCACATCTCTTTGAAGGCGGGAAGTCTCTGTCTGGAGGGCCCGCACTATGGACCTCCCTTTTCACACCGACCTTTCCTCTATCGGCAAACGGTGTTCCAATTCGGGTTTGAGTTCCCTTGTCATGAGATCCCTCACGGCCTCCCTTGGATCCTTTCCCCGGTAAAGGATGTCGAACACCTGATCGGTGATTGGCATCTCCACTTCCCACTCTCTGGCCAGATCACGGGCAGACCTGGAGGTCCTGACCCCTTCGGCCACCATGTCCATTCCGTCCAGCACCTCCTGGAGACTGTACCCCTGACCTATCTTGAGACCCACGCTCCTGTTGCGGCTGAGGTCCCCCGTACAGGTCAAGACCAGATCCCCCATCCCGGCGAGACCGGCGAAGGTCATGGGATTGGCGCCCATCCGCACCCCGAGCCTGGTGATCTCCGCCAGCCCCCGGGTGATAAGGGCGGCCCTCGCGTTGTGTCCGAAATTAAGCCCGTCCGCCGCACCGGCCGCAATGGCTATGACATTCTTCAAGGCCCCGCAAAGTTCTATTCCCAGGACATCCTGGCTGACGTAGACCCTGAAAAACTCCCTGTAAAAGGTCTGCTGGAGCCTTTCGGAAAGGGCCCGGTCCCTGCACCCGATGGTAACGGCAGTAGGGTGCCTCTTGTAGACCTCCCTCGCGAAACTCGGACCCGCCAGGCAGGCGAATCGTTCGGAAAAGGCACGGGGGAGAACGTCCTCCACCACCTGGGACATGGTCATCAAGGTTTCGTTTTCAATCCCCTTGGTCGCCGCCATCAGTATCTGGTCCGGCCGGAGGTGAGGTTTCAGGCCCTCGAGCACCTGCCTGAAGACATGGGAAGGCACCACGAGGAGAATCAACTCCTTGCCCTCCAGGGCCTCCTCATAACCCGACACAGGGTGAAGTTTTGGAGAAAGCGGCATTCCAGGTAAAAAGACGGGGTTGATTCTTTCATCCCGGATGGCCTCAAAAACCTCCTTTTCCCGGACCCAAAGGTCCACCCGGTATCCCTTCTCCACAAGAAAATTGGCCAGGGTGGTCCCCCAGCTCCCGGCCCCGATTACGCCGATCTGATTGAAATCCCCATTCACCACGAAAAGATCCTTCTCATACCTAAACTGAGCGTTTCAAAATTTTGATGAGATCCTTTTATTTAGATATATCAAAAGAATAAATACATGGTAGTGTCTGATAAGGTATCATAACCTGTAAGGTCAAGGGCATGCCATATGTGTATATTTTTCAAATCATCGAATTTTGAAACCCTATCCCTCAGTTTAGGTCATAGTCTGTCCGTTATTCTGCCCGATTATACGAAAATCGCCTGCAGGATTCAGGGATCAATCCTCTTCAACAACCTTTGCCACCCCCACAACCTTTTCTCCCTCGCTAAGGTCGATGAGCTTAACGCCCTGTGTGTTGCGGCCGATCACGGAGATGTCGGCCACCCTCAGGCGGATAATCTTTCCGTGTTCCGTGATGATCATCAATTGATCATGGTCAGATACCTGGTAGGCATAGACCACCGGTCCGTTCCTCTCAGAGGTTTTGATCGTAAATACTCCCTTGCCTCCCCTGGACTGGACTCGGTATTCCTCCGTCCTGGTCCTCTTTCCATATCCGTTCTCGGTGACCGTGAGAATGGTTGCCCCATCCCTTACGGCGTCCATTCCAACCACCTCATCGCCCTTTTCCAGGCGGATCCCCAGTATTCCGGTGGCGACCCTGCCCATGGGCCTTATGTCTTCTTCGCTGAACCGTATGGATTTTCCTTTCCTGGTGGCCAGAAAGATATCCTGCCTGCCATCTGTAACCCTTGCGGCGATCAGCTCATCATCCTCCCGTATCTTCAGGGCGACGATCCCTCCGCTCCGGGGCCGGCTGTAGGCCAAGAGATCCGTCTTTTTCACGATCCCCTGCCTTGTGGCCATGACAATATATTTACCCTCTTCGAAATCCCTGACCGCAAGAGTCGTCTCAACCCTTTCACCCCTTTGAAGTTCGAGCAGGTTCACGATGGCCTTGCCCCTAGAAAGCCGTCCGGCCTCCGGAATTTCATGAACCTTTTTCCAGTAGACCTTTCCCTTGTTGGTGAAGAAAAGGAGATAATCATGTGATGAAGCGACGAAGAGCAATTCGACGAAATCCTTTTCCTTGGTCTTGACCCCGGTCATTCCCTTCCCGCCCCGCCCCTGGGCCCGATAAAGGCTTATGGGATTGCGCTTGATGTAGCCTTCATGGCTGAAGGTAACGACCATGTCCTCTTCGGCTATAAGGTCCTCAACGTCGATTTCAGTGGTCTCACCCAGGATCTCTGTTCTCCTTTCATCTCCATGCTTGGCCTTTATGGTCCTCATCTCTTCCTTGATGATCTCAAGGACCATCTGCGGGCTATCCAGTATGGCCCGGAACCTGTTTATGTTTTTTATGAGATCCCGGTACTCGGAATTTATCTTCTCTCGTTCAAGTCCCGTGAGTCTCTGGAGTTTCATGTCAAGGATGGCCTGGGCCTGAGCTTCTGAAAAATCGAATTCTTCCATGAGCCTGGCCTTGGCCTCTTTGGGATCTGAAGAAGAACGTATGGTTTCAATGACCTCGTCGAGAAAATCCAGGGCCTTCATGAGGCCTTCGAGTATATGGGCCCTTTCTTCAGCCTTACGGAGATCATGGATGGTCCTGCGGATAATGATCTCCCGGCGGTGATTGACAAAGTGATTCAAGATATCCTTGAGATTCAATATCTCCGGCCGCCCGTTTACGATGGCCAGCATGATAATCCCGAAAGACGTCTCCATCTGGGTGAACTTGTAAAGGCGGTTCAGGATCACAAGGGCCTTTCCATCTCTCTTGACATCTATGGCGATCCGCATTCCCTCCCGGTCCGATTCGTCCCGGATATCCGATACTCCCTCTATTTTTTTCTCCTTTACGAGTTCGGCTATCTTTTCCAGGAGTCTTGCCTTGTTTACCTGGTAAGGGATCTCCGTAACTACGATCCTTTCCCTGTTGTGCCCGACCTTTTCTATGAAGGCCCTCGCCCTTACCTTGATAATCCCCCGCCCGGTCTCGTAAGCCTCCCGGATACCTTTTCTTCCTAGGATGAATCCTGCTGTTGGAAAATCCGGTCCCGGTAAAATCCTCATGAGTTCTGCCGTACTGATCCGGGGATCGTCGATGAGATGAATCACCGCTTCGCAGACCTCCGAGAGATTATGGGGAGGTATATTTGTGGCCATTCCCACGGCGATCCCCGAGGAACCGTTGATGAGAAGATTGGGAATGGTGGTAGGCAGAATGGTTGGTTCGGTGAGAGAATCATCGTAATTGGGGACAAAATCCACGGTTTCCTTGTCGATATCGGCAAGGAATTCCTGGGCCAGGGCGGTCATCCGCACCTCAGTGTAACGCATGGCCGCGGGCGGATCCCCGTCTACGGATCCGAAGTTACCCTGGCCGTCCACCAAAGGATACCGCATGGAAAAATCCTGGGCCATCCGAACGATGGTGTCATAAACGGCTGCGTCTCCGTGGGGATGGTATTTACCGATAACATCCCCGACCACCCTTGCGGACTTCTTAAAGGGGCGATTGTAGTAGTTGCGCAGTTCATGCATACCATAGAGCACTTTTCGGTGGACCGGCTTGAGGCCGTCGCGGATATCGGGCAGGGCCCTTCCCACGATGACGCTCATGGAGTACTCCAGGTAAGACTTTTTCATCTCGTCTTCAATGTTTACCGCTTTGATATTCACATCCGCTTCCATGTCCGTCCCTCTTTAGATATCCAGTTCGGTGACTTCCAGGGCGTTGTTCTGGATAAACTCCCTCCGAGGTTCCACCTTGTCCCCCATCAGGACCGTGAAGATCTCGTCCGCCTCAACGGCGTCCTTGATCTTGACCATGAGAAGAGAGCGGGTCTCAGGGTTCATGGTCGTCTTCCAGAGCTGTTCCGGGTTCATTTCACCCAGACCTTTGTACCTCTGTATGGTCAGGCCTTTTTTGCCTTTCTCAAGGAGTTCCTCCAGGAGTTTTTTCGGATCTTCGATTTTTCTAAACTTTCCATCCGCCGCAAGGATCTTCGCCCCTTCCTTCAATTGGCGAAACTCACTCGAATATCCAATGAGTTGCTTGAGTTCCGGCGATGAGAGAAATTCCCAATTCACCAAGAGGGCCTGTCCGCCGTTCAATGACTCCTCAACCGTGAATTCATAGTATCCGTTGTCTTCATTAACCCTGACGTCATGTAATTTAAAACCATTCTCTTCAAGACTTTTCAGAAACCTGCCCACAAATTCCTTATCCCTGAATAGCGCCTTTTCCCTGACACCGTATGAGGCCAGAAACTCTATAAACCTTCTCAGGTAACCTCTCCTGGAAAGCCTGTCGAGGCTGTCATAGAATTTGATCAAGCCTTTCAGAAATTTTATGAGGCGGGTTCCCGAGATATCCTGTCCATTGTCCAGGATGATTTTTTCATTAGAGGATATTCGATTCAAAACGAAGTTTTTAAAGGCTTCCTCGTCCTTTAGGTATATCTCCTTCTTTCCTTCCATAACGCGGTATAAGGGCGGTTGTGCCACAAAGAGATATCCGTTTTCAATCAATTCAGGCATCCAGCGGAAAAAGAAGGTCAAGAGCAAGGTACGGATATGGGAACCATCCACGTCGGCGTCTGTCATGATGATCACCTTGTGATATCTCAGGTTCATTATATCGTACTCTTTTTCCCCGATCCCGGTCCCCAGGGCTGCAATCATGGTTCGGATCTCTTCGCTGGAGATCATCTTGTCAAACCTGGCTTTCTCCACGTTGAGAATCTTTCCCTTCAGCGGGAGGATCGCCTGAAAGCGCCGATCCCTTCCCTGCTTCGCCGATCCTCCAGCCGAATCCCCTTCTACCACGAAGATTTCGCTCCTGGCGGGATCCCGCTCTTGGCAATCTGCAAGTTTCCCCGGCAGGGAATGATCAGAGAGCACCCCTTTTCTTCGTGCCAGATCCCTTGCCTTTCTTGCAGCCTCCCGGGCCCTTGCCGCCTCAATGACCTTGGATAAAATCGATTTGACGATCGGGGGGTTTTCTTCGAAAAAACTGCTCAAACCCTCATTTGCGGCATTCTCCACCAGCCCTTTGACCTCACTGTTTCCAAGCTTGGTCTTGGTCTGCCCTTCGAACTGGGGATTGGGCAGCTTTACGCTGATCACCGCCGTAAGCCCTTCTCGAACGTCGTCACCTGACAGTTTTTCCTTGAAATTCTTTGATAGCGGGGAATTCTGGAGATATTGGTTGATACTTCGGGTGAGAGCC
It includes:
- a CDS encoding biotin--[acetyl-CoA-carboxylase] ligase; translation: MKREVHSAGPPDRDFPPSKRCALRPERIQESLRGKLFSVNFVYKKTVDSTNRLAKDLGRRGAPDGTLVLAEQQSAGRGRRGRKWLSQGHANLLFSLGLRPGIPVERAFVLTMVLALSAVDGIREVAGVLPMIKWPNDLYLGGRKLAGILSEFSVKDDRIDYLVLGMGINVNWAPGHNPELSYPATSLLQETRRPIDREELLLCILQYFEKSYPSVTSGDISGFYRRWNELSLVLGREVMIESSGEVYRGTALGIDDKGALLLREPGGGERRILAGDVSLRLAGARCNLEEHP
- a CDS encoding D-glycerate dehydrogenase, coding for MKVLVTGRLPDEILALLGKEHDLELNREDRPMEREKILEKVRDKEGLLCMITDTVDRTLLQRAPRLKMIANMGVGYDNIDLNAASSHGIPVSNTPGVLTEATADLAFSLILAVARRIVEGDRRTRMGEFRFWAPLHFLGREVSGKTLGIVGLGRIGKAVARRAKGFDMKVLYHNRKPLDEKEERALGVEYRTFRELFSQADFISLHVPLSEKTRHLVNREALGWMRPDAYLINTSRGAVVDEGALVEFLKERRIGGAGLDVYENEPRLTPGLAELDNVVLLPHLGSATLETRTRMARLAAENLLAGLRGERPPNCLNWEELGRAKSRA
- a CDS encoding NAD(P)-dependent glycerol-3-phosphate dehydrogenase, whose amino-acid sequence is MNGDFNQIGVIGAGSWGTTLANFLVEKGYRVDLWVREKEVFEAIRDERINPVFLPGMPLSPKLHPVSGYEEALEGKELILLVVPSHVFRQVLEGLKPHLRPDQILMAATKGIENETLMTMSQVVEDVLPRAFSERFACLAGPSFAREVYKRHPTAVTIGCRDRALSERLQQTFYREFFRVYVSQDVLGIELCGALKNVIAIAAGAADGLNFGHNARAALITRGLAEITRLGVRMGANPMTFAGLAGMGDLVLTCTGDLSRNRSVGLKIGQGYSLQEVLDGMDMVAEGVRTSRSARDLAREWEVEMPITDQVFDILYRGKDPREAVRDLMTRELKPELEHRLPIEERSV
- the gyrB gene encoding DNA topoisomerase (ATP-hydrolyzing) subunit B produces the protein MDSVEYGAESIKILEGLDAVRKRPAMYIGNTSFEGLHHLVYEVVDNSIDEALAGFCDKIDIQIFGDGSVVVLDNGRGIPVDIHETEKVPAVEVVMTKLHAGGKFDNKSYKVSGGLHGVGVSVVNALSIFLEVEVFRNGRIYFQRFEQGLKKTDLTVKGETRRRGTRIHFKPDPEIFETTDFDFDTLAKRMRELSFLTKGVRIRISDERSGKKREFFYEGGIISFVEYLNKNREVLHRKPIYMSAEKGGILMEIALQYNTSYKENIFSFANNINTKEGGSHLSGFKAALTRSINQYLQNSPLSKNFKEKLSGDDVREGLTAVISVKLPNPQFEGQTKTKLGNSEVKGLVENAANEGLSSFFEENPPIVKSILSKVIEAARAREAARKARDLARRKGVLSDHSLPGKLADCQERDPARSEIFVVEGDSAGGSAKQGRDRRFQAILPLKGKILNVEKARFDKMISSEEIRTMIAALGTGIGEKEYDIMNLRYHKVIIMTDADVDGSHIRTLLLTFFFRWMPELIENGYLFVAQPPLYRVMEGKKEIYLKDEEAFKNFVLNRISSNEKIILDNGQDISGTRLIKFLKGLIKFYDSLDRLSRRGYLRRFIEFLASYGVREKALFRDKEFVGRFLKSLEENGFKLHDVRVNEDNGYYEFTVEESLNGGQALLVNWEFLSSPELKQLIGYSSEFRQLKEGAKILAADGKFRKIEDPKKLLEELLEKGKKGLTIQRYKGLGEMNPEQLWKTTMNPETRSLLMVKIKDAVEADEIFTVLMGDKVEPRREFIQNNALEVTELDI
- the gyrA gene encoding DNA gyrase subunit A; this translates as MEADVNIKAVNIEDEMKKSYLEYSMSVIVGRALPDIRDGLKPVHRKVLYGMHELRNYYNRPFKKSARVVGDVIGKYHPHGDAAVYDTIVRMAQDFSMRYPLVDGQGNFGSVDGDPPAAMRYTEVRMTALAQEFLADIDKETVDFVPNYDDSLTEPTILPTTIPNLLINGSSGIAVGMATNIPPHNLSEVCEAVIHLIDDPRISTAELMRILPGPDFPTAGFILGRKGIREAYETGRGIIKVRARAFIEKVGHNRERIVVTEIPYQVNKARLLEKIAELVKEKKIEGVSDIRDESDREGMRIAIDVKRDGKALVILNRLYKFTQMETSFGIIMLAIVNGRPEILNLKDILNHFVNHRREIIIRRTIHDLRKAEERAHILEGLMKALDFLDEVIETIRSSSDPKEAKARLMEEFDFSEAQAQAILDMKLQRLTGLEREKINSEYRDLIKNINRFRAILDSPQMVLEIIKEEMRTIKAKHGDERRTEILGETTEIDVEDLIAEEDMVVTFSHEGYIKRNPISLYRAQGRGGKGMTGVKTKEKDFVELLFVASSHDYLLFFTNKGKVYWKKVHEIPEAGRLSRGKAIVNLLELQRGERVETTLAVRDFEEGKYIVMATRQGIVKKTDLLAYSRPRSGGIVALKIREDDELIAARVTDGRQDIFLATRKGKSIRFSEEDIRPMGRVATGILGIRLEKGDEVVGMDAVRDGATILTVTENGYGKRTRTEEYRVQSRGGKGVFTIKTSERNGPVVYAYQVSDHDQLMIITEHGKIIRLRVADISVIGRNTQGVKLIDLSEGEKVVGVAKVVEED
- the mgtE gene encoding magnesium transporter, coding for MKNPLLIPEIRELLAKKDIHALREFCSDSHPGVIADFLSGLTMTEIRDILLLVEPTVRVDIFSHLDSEIQLAVIELMTQEEAAVMISKMAHDERVDLLKQLPEERLENLLPAVAKAEREDIRNLFSYPEGTAGSVMTSDYATLSPEWTAQEAINRLRLEAPDTETIYYTYVVDRDRRLIGFVSLKDLILARPERLVKDIMYTDVIYARTDDDQEEAARKIQKYDLIALPVINGNDNLVGIITHDDAMDIITQEHTEDLEKFMAIGGAHETGVYLRTSAWEHFRNRCGWVVVLALFGLISGWIVQSFEELLIQFTILATFMPMLADTGGNTGSQSATLVIRALALKEITPGNVLGILFKEMKVSILLAILLASLAFARVIFFTNSGGLPLGHSLVDVGTAIAAALGIQVITATLMGALLPLGADKAGFDPAVVASPALTTLVDITGLFIYFMTVKLMLGI